The following proteins come from a genomic window of Cherax quadricarinatus isolate ZL_2023a chromosome 39, ASM3850222v1, whole genome shotgun sequence:
- the LOC128696398 gene encoding uncharacterized protein — protein MRSFSQAATFLLLTVLSVRPEWAASLALFDKINLTKTQEIAIQRVDELLNDFLRHLKRDYRKQYLEDQKILDNVLSSSQDKAKNVGNQGKVLEVDIEPIEDSVKIPVNTVVEPLHNELDCGGMNALDTPVPLADKLICTNEAKDITREKYQSSNEGIIFPSS, from the exons ATGAGGTCCTTCAGTCAAGCAGCCACATTCCTCTTGCTAACTGT ACTGAGTGTGCGACCAGAATGGGCCGCCTCCTTGGCCTTATTTGACAAGATCAACCTCACTAAAACTCAGGAGATCGCGATCCAGAGAGTAGATGAGCTCCTGAATGACTTCCTTAGACAT TTGAAACGAGACTACAGAAAGCAGTATTTGGAGGACCAAAAAATCTTGGATAACGTATTGAGCAGCAGTCAAGATAAGGCAAAAAACGTCGGAAATCAAGGAAAGGTTCTCGAAGTCGATATAGAACCTATCGAAGACAGCGTCAAAATCCCCGTTAATACAGTGGTGGAACCTCTACACAATGAACTTGACTGTGGAGGCATGAATGCTTTAGATACTCCAGTGCCTCTTGCGGACAAGCTCATATGCACAAATGAAGCAAAGGATATTACCAGAGAGAAATATCAGAGCAGCAACGAAGGCATCATATTTCCAAGTTCTTAG